GTGTATCGTCTTTATGATGGGTACTGCTGTTCAAACTGGTGCCAACTACAATATCGCGTGCATCTACGGTAAGTAAAATTCTGCGCGTTTACTCTGGTGATGACGTCAGTGCTCACACCTGGGTTCAGCTGGTCGATGGTTCGCAGGGATGGGTGTTGGCGCTCTTTCTATGCTTGTTCCTATGTTCAATGCCGAGTTGGCACCTCCTGGTATTCGGGGTTCTTTGGTCGCTCTTCAACAACTGGCCATTACTTTCGGTATCATGATTTCTTACTGGATCGGTTACGGTACTAACTGTGAGTAACTTTTGTCCAAGTATAGTGCGAGTACTAGCTGACACGGAAACTAGACATTGGCGGTACTGGTGCTGGCCAGAGTACCGCCGCTTGGCGAGTTCCCCTCGGTATCCAGCTCGTTCCTGCTATTGTTCTTTGTATCGGTTCttgcttccttcccttctcccctcgATGGCTCATGCTTAAGGGTAAGCGCTTGTCTCCTGCTTTCAATCGACATATTGATCCTCGTATAGGTCGTGAGGAGGAATGTCTTACGAACTTGGCTAAGCTCCGAAACTCTACCGAGGATGCCCCCGAAATCCAGTACGAGTTCCGTGCCCTTCAGGCTGAGCGTCTTGTTGAGCGTGAGGCCGCCAAGGAGCGATACGGCCAGGAAGACGTCAACTTCCGAGTCACATTGGCCGAGTACAAGAGGTTGTTCACTACCAAgccccttcttcaccgacTGATGCTTGGTGCTGGTTGCCAGACTTTGCAACAATGGACTGGTATGAACGCCATCACCTATTACGCTCCTACCATCTTCGAGCAGATCGGTCTTAGTGGTGCCGGTGCTGGTGGTACTATCAGTCTTTTGGCCACTGGTATCATTGGTATCGTCAAATTTGTCTTCACTATCCCTGCCGTCCTTTTCGTCGACAACGTAAGTACTTCTTTTGCAATGACTCATCACATTTGCAGTAACTGACAGCCCGTTCTAGTTCGGTCGAAAGCCTCTCCTTGCCTGGGGTGAAGCCAACATGGCCATCTCTCACGCTATCATTGCCGCTATAGTTGCCGTCTACGGTGACAAGTTCGATACCCACAAATCGGCTGGTAATGCCGCTGTTTTCTTCGTAAGTCGCATGATACCAACAGATAATCGAGCAAGGGCTAACGTTTCGTTTCAGATTTACTGGATATCTGCCAATTTCGCCTGCACCTGGGGTCCCTTGGCGTGGGTTGTATCCTCTGAAGTCTTCCCTCTCGACATGCGTGGTAAGGGTATGAGTGTCTCTTCCGGTGCCAATTGGATTGTAAGTCCAAGTCTTCTTCAGTATGTCGCTTTTGCAAACCTCGCTAATCGAATCGCCATAATAGATGAACTTCACGGTCGCCATGATTACCCCTCACATGATCGGAAGCATTGGCTATAAGACCTACATCGTCTTCATGTGCTTCTGTATTGTCggcttctttttctccataTTCATCCTTCCCGAACTCAAGGGTCTCTCTCTCGAAGAGATCGACAACGTCTTCAACGACGATTCTGGTGTTGAGGACCGAGCACGACGAGAGCGTATTGCAGCCCAGATTGGTTTGGACAAGGTCGCCGACCAGATCCAGCATCAGGAAAAGGTCGATGATTCTGAAGTTTAAAGAGGTGTTGTTTTATgctccccttcttttccgAGTTTCGCAGTTATAGTGGCATCTTATCAAGTTGGGGTAGGGTCTTCATACCAGTAATGTATCATTAGCATCTACGTTCTCATTATCTCAATCCGCGCAGCCATGCATGAATGGTTGATTCTCAACATTGATTATGGATATAGCGATTAATTCTCAACATTGATTATGGATATAGCGATTAAATGCTTCATTGAAGTAATTCAGGAGACATTATTTCTTACAGCAGCCgatcctttttttccccgTGCTTTGCGTCGTCGTCGCTGATCTCTTAAGCGTACACTTTTTTGGacagttctctccaatgGATAGAATGATCACATAAAGGCTGCGTATCATTTCATACAGCACTCTTGGCATTATGTATAGCTCATTCTACATGCTGTTCGTAACTAATATTAGTAATAACAGCGATCCATGCTGGAAAGTAAGTTTGCTGCTTCCTAGCCAAATCTGAagatgttttttttttgataCTGTAAGGATACAGAGGAACGGGagtaggaggaagaaaaggaggaggacgagaggaagaaagggaagtaGTTTTGGGACGccgagaggagagagagggagggaagaaggggagaggagaagagatccGAGCGGAGGGTACAGGGAAAGTGTGAGGAAGATCGAAGATGAGTCAGCTCTACGAGCTGAGGAAGATATAAAAGGCGTAGCCTTCAGATAAAGCGGCCCTGGTGCGTATGTTTGAGATAATCATGCTTGGGGCATCGGTACCATTCGATAGCTATGCAACGTAGGAGTGTGTACATACCAACATATGCAGTAAAATGAGATGTAAACGTTACCCGTATATGGAGCGGACGCCGGACTGTCAcgagcctgcacaaagaagaagagataagatatcataggagggagttacgtaataggaaggcaagatctgattcagataagaaggtccagctggacctccagttggacctccgagaaaagaactggacgtccagttggacctc
This Cryptococcus neoformans var. neoformans B-3501A chromosome 14, whole genome shotgun sequence DNA region includes the following protein-coding sequences:
- a CDS encoding hypothetical protein (Match to ESTs gb|CF191704.1|CF191704, gb|CF186186.1|CF186186, gb|CF193626.1|CF193626; Similar to gi|32411025|ref|XP_325993.1| hypothetical protein [Neurospora crassa], FASTA scores: opt: 1548, E(): 1.2e-92, (45.273% identity (74.000% similar) in 550 aa overlap (2-534:4-549)); HMMPfam hit to Sugar_tr, Sugar (and other) transporter, score: 482.5, E(): 4.3e-142), with product MGGGAAVGGGFDALLTQNQDRGFRGLFKNRRALGLACFASLGGVLYGYNQGVFGQVQVMYSFKERYTATLTNTDTKGLLTAILELGAFLGALMAGPLSDKFSRKYSISAWCIVFMMGTAVQTGANYNIACIYAGRWFAGMGVGALSMLVPMFNAELAPPGIRGSLVALQQLAITFGIMISYWIGYGTNYIGGTGAGQSTAAWRVPLGIQLVPAIVLCIGSCFLPFSPRWLMLKGREEECLTNLAKLRNSTEDAPEIQYEFRALQAERLVEREAAKERYGQEDVNFRVTLAEYKRLFTTKPLLHRLMLGAGCQTLQQWTGMNAITYYAPTIFEQIGLSGAGAGGTISLLATGIIGIVKFVFTIPAVLFVDNFGRKPLLAWGEANMAISHAIIAAIVAVYGDKFDTHKSAGNAAVFFIYWISANFACTWGPLAWVVSSEVFPLDMRGKGMSVSSGANWIMNFTVAMITPHMIGSIGYKTYIVFMCFCIVGFFFSIFILPELKGLSLEEIDNVFNDDSGVEDRARRERIAAQIGLDKVADQIQHQEKVDDSEV